A part of Oryctolagus cuniculus chromosome 15, mOryCun1.1, whole genome shotgun sequence genomic DNA contains:
- the LOC127486992 gene encoding transmembrane protein 254 isoform X3, translating into MAMAMAMAAGNAAYFQRGSVFWFAVIMLSFGYYTWVVLWPQSIPYESLGLLGSFTQYLVDRHHTLLHNGYWFAWMIHVAESLYAMVLCKEK; encoded by the exons ATGGCGATGGCGatggcgatggcggcaggcaacGCGGCCTACTTCCAGAGGGGCAGTGTGTTCTGGTTCGCGGTCATCATGCTCTCCTTTGGCTACTACACG TGGGTTGTCCTCTGGCCGCAGAGCATCCCTTATGAGAGCCTTGGGCTCCTGGGCTCTTTCACTCAGTACCTGGTGGACCGTCATCACACCCTCCTGCACAACGG gTATTGGTTTGCCTGGATGATTCACGTGGCAGAGTCCTTGTATGCCATGGTGCTGTGCAA agaaaaataa
- the LOC127486992 gene encoding transmembrane protein 254 isoform X1: MVLANSKAARDATAYFRTASPLPSLVTGLGLGYFAWVVLWPQSIPYESLGLLGSFTQYLVDRHHTLLHNGYWFAWMIHVAESLYAMVLCKYKGITNGRAQLLWFLQTFFFGIASLSILIAYRPKRQKQN, encoded by the exons ATGGTGCTGGCGAACTCGAAGGCCGCAAGGGATGCTACCGCCTACTTCCGGACGGCCAGCCCGTTGCCCTCGCTGGtcacggggctggggctgggatacTTTGCG TGGGTTGTCCTCTGGCCGCAGAGCATCCCTTATGAGAGCCTTGGGCTCCTGGGCTCTTTCACTCAGTACCTGGTGGACCGTCATCACACCCTCCTGCACAACGG gTATTGGTTTGCCTGGATGATTCACGTGGCAGAGTCCTTGTATGCCATGGTGCTGTGCAA gtataaAGGAATCACAAATGGTCGGGCTCAGCTACTCTGGTTCCTACAGACTTTCTTCTTTGGGATAGCATCTCTTTCCATCTTGATTGCTTACAGACCAAAGcgccaaaaacaaaattaa
- the LOC127486992 gene encoding transmembrane protein 254 isoform X2 — MAMAMAMAAGNAAYFQRGSVFWFAVIMLSFGYYTWVVLWPQSIPYESLGLLGSFTQYLVDRHHTLLHNGYWFAWMIHVAESLYAMVLCKYKGITNGRAQLLWFLQTFFFGIASLSILIAYRPKRQKQN, encoded by the exons ATGGCGATGGCGatggcgatggcggcaggcaacGCGGCCTACTTCCAGAGGGGCAGTGTGTTCTGGTTCGCGGTCATCATGCTCTCCTTTGGCTACTACACG TGGGTTGTCCTCTGGCCGCAGAGCATCCCTTATGAGAGCCTTGGGCTCCTGGGCTCTTTCACTCAGTACCTGGTGGACCGTCATCACACCCTCCTGCACAACGG gTATTGGTTTGCCTGGATGATTCACGTGGCAGAGTCCTTGTATGCCATGGTGCTGTGCAA gtataaAGGAATCACAAATGGTCGGGCTCAGCTACTCTGGTTCCTACAGACTTTCTTCTTTGGGATAGCATCTCTTTCCATCTTGATTGCTTACAGACCAAAGcgccaaaaacaaaattaa